TTGACGCCACATTTAAAACATCAATTCTTAAAAGATTTCCATATTGTTTTAATTCTACATTGATTCTACCTTCTCTTGCTTTCGAGAATTTAGAAGCATTTTCTAAAAGTTCATTGATGATCGTGGAAAGTGAATTGGCTTTGGTTTCACTTTCTTCGTAACAATACGAATAAAATCCCGCAACGAAATTGGCTGTGAGACCACATCGGCGCCAATAGGTGGTCATATCGATCGGTTGGAATACCAATCTCAGTTGGCCATCCGCAGGCAAATTCTCTGGAATGATGTGGTATTCACCGATGATGATGGGTGCCTTTTGGTTCAATTTTGCCTCCGTTTATTTTTGGTACAAATGCGTTTCTAATTTGATTGTGAATTTCACACGATTGGACATATACTCTGATTGTAATTTCGAATATAAATCCTGCATCCCATCTGGATGACCCATAAAGGACATCATAGACCAACCAGTCATCATTCCCAAATGAATTTTTGGGTAATCCACTGTTGGTTTATCATCATTTCCATCATTGGAGGCAATGAAGTCGGTCCTGTGTTTCAATTGGAATCCCAAAGATTCCATCATTCCAGGTATTTTTTCCATCACAAACCTGTCAGCTGGATGGATGGTGGCATGTTTGGCTACCATATCCAAAAGAACTTGTGGGCCAGTAAAAGTTTTGTCATTCGGACAATGGATGAGAACCTTTCCGCCAGGTTTTAACACTCTGTAGAATTCTTTTAGAGCTTTTTCAGGCTCTTTGATGTGAATGAGCACCATCGAATTAAAAATAAAATCAAAATGATTGTCTGGGTAATCTAGCGAGCGAACATCAGAGACCTTCCAGTCTACTTTTGGATATACCAACTTACAGTATTGGACCATATCCTCGGAGATGTCACAAGCAGACCATTTGAGGTTTGGATTTTTCTTCATGAGAAAACTGGTTAATACCCCTGGACCCGCTCCCGCATCCAGAGCCGTACCAACTTCTTTTTCGTATTCGATGGAATCTAAATATGGCTCAAGCAGGAGCTTCAGGAGGTTGGCCTGTGCTGATAACCGGGGCATCTCATCCTGAATGGATATTTTTTGTGTATAAAGGTTTTCGCTCAAAGTGAATACGCCAGAGGAGTGGTTCTAAAAAAAGAACTCTTTTTCAAAATTGGTCAACTGAAATACGAACTATTTTGAAACGTTTTTTACAAATGGTTCAAAACGGTGAACCCATCTGACATAATGGATTGGAATTTATTGTAATTCGCGAGCGACAACCCCATCAATATCACTTCCATTGTAACTGCCTGGTGGCCAAGGGAAATTGGTACTGGTTG
The sequence above is a segment of the Leptospira levettii genome. Coding sequences within it:
- a CDS encoding slr1658 superfamily regulator encodes the protein MNQKAPIIIGEYHIIPENLPADGQLRLVFQPIDMTTYWRRCGLTANFVAGFYSYCYEESETKANSLSTIINELLENASKFSKAREGRINVELKQYGNLLRIDVLNVASKTLRDSFELFVNKLISENVEEMYFSTLETKEDGDTKSGLGLLMMLKDYPVRFGYSFTEIDADTHEITVRAIINVEEI
- a CDS encoding class I SAM-dependent methyltransferase is translated as MSENLYTQKISIQDEMPRLSAQANLLKLLLEPYLDSIEYEKEVGTALDAGAGPGVLTSFLMKKNPNLKWSACDISEDMVQYCKLVYPKVDWKVSDVRSLDYPDNHFDFIFNSMVLIHIKEPEKALKEFYRVLKPGGKVLIHCPNDKTFTGPQVLLDMVAKHATIHPADRFVMEKIPGMMESLGFQLKHRTDFIASNDGNDDKPTVDYPKIHLGMMTGWSMMSFMGHPDGMQDLYSKLQSEYMSNRVKFTIKLETHLYQK